One genomic window of Nitrosomonas sp. Is35 includes the following:
- a CDS encoding TolC family outer membrane protein, giving the protein MSLLEAYEAALLHDPTYRSAYHENEAGQQAEAIGLASLLPNLSLTHNQSRSTGTITAPQQVAPNRVIEVSDNTHFDSQISALTLRQPLINLEAVASYRIGKAQADSSRAKFTGRSQQLVVRLVEAYVETLLAQDHVKLSEAQLTSLEELKRVNERMLIKGEGTTTDVLETQSKHAIAQARVIEANDELEGARLKLEAIIGQKTNQLDRLSDAFNTRAIQLQDYDSWYSLALERNAELVTQRHAVTSGKEEIRKSFAGHTPRVDLVASLSKNNRGSFITRSQDAELATIGVEVNFPLYAGGRVNALTAQAKANHARAEADLDAVTDKVLVELKKQYNLLKSGVKKIESLELAVKSAELLVDATEKSIRGGIRINLNLLDAQQQLYTAQRDLSRARFDYLLAYLRLQLAAGTLVLDDLRNIASYFKTGLR; this is encoded by the coding sequence ATGAGCCTCTTAGAGGCTTATGAAGCTGCATTGCTGCATGACCCGACTTATCGTTCCGCTTATCATGAAAATGAAGCCGGGCAACAAGCCGAGGCCATCGGCCTGGCTAGCTTACTGCCCAATCTCTCGCTCACGCATAATCAAAGCAGAAGCACGGGAACTATCACAGCCCCGCAACAAGTCGCGCCAAACAGGGTCATCGAAGTTTCAGACAATACGCATTTTGATAGCCAGATCAGCGCATTGACTTTGCGTCAGCCATTGATCAATTTGGAAGCGGTAGCCAGTTACCGCATCGGAAAAGCGCAAGCCGATTCCAGCCGGGCAAAATTCACCGGCCGCAGCCAACAGCTGGTTGTAAGGCTGGTAGAGGCTTACGTGGAAACCTTACTGGCACAGGATCACGTCAAGCTCTCCGAAGCGCAACTGACTTCCCTTGAAGAACTCAAACGTGTCAATGAACGTATGTTAATCAAGGGCGAGGGAACAACGACCGATGTCTTGGAAACACAATCGAAACACGCCATTGCACAAGCACGTGTTATTGAAGCCAATGATGAGCTGGAAGGAGCCCGGCTCAAACTTGAAGCCATCATAGGACAAAAAACAAACCAGCTAGACCGACTGTCCGATGCGTTTAATACGCGTGCCATTCAGTTGCAAGATTATGACAGTTGGTATTCCTTGGCGCTGGAACGCAATGCCGAGCTGGTAACACAACGCCATGCAGTAACATCCGGTAAGGAAGAAATCAGAAAGAGTTTTGCCGGACATACACCGCGCGTCGATTTAGTCGCCAGTCTCTCTAAAAATAATAGAGGGTCATTTATCACACGGAGTCAGGATGCCGAACTTGCCACCATTGGGGTTGAAGTTAATTTCCCTCTGTATGCCGGTGGCCGTGTAAATGCCCTCACGGCTCAGGCTAAAGCGAATCACGCACGCGCGGAAGCGGATCTCGATGCGGTAACCGATAAGGTCCTCGTCGAATTGAAAAAACAATACAATCTGCTAAAAAGCGGCGTCAAAAAAATTGAATCGCTGGAGCTGGCAGTCAAGTCTGCTGAGTTGCTCGTCGATGCGACAGAAAAAAGTATCCGTGGCGGTATCCGCATCAATTTAAATCTTTTGGATGCGCAACAACAACTATATACCGCACAACGCGATCTTTCACGGGCGCGATTTGATTATCTGCTGGCCTATCTGCGCTTGCAGTTAGCAGCGGGCACACTGGTACTGGATGATTTAAGAAATATAGCCAGCTATTTCAAAACTGGCTTGCGTTAA
- a CDS encoding HlyD family type I secretion periplasmic adaptor subunit, which yields MKLAAEEKKTVIENVPADLSHQVDIDETLHTKLGWWIVLAGFGGFILWASFAPLDKGVPVPGTVTVASHLQAVQHQIGGIIDSILVKEGEHVAVGQVLVRMNDVQLKAQAEITRSQLYTARAVEARLLAERDGSKEITFPQDLLTFQHDPRIANNIITQNQLFTSRQLALHHEIAALEENIAGSRMQLRGLEASRSSKNAQLKFLEEQLVNLRDLAQDGFVPRNRVLELERTYTQLTGEISAETGNIGRIQRQIAELEQRRIHRQQEYQKEVRQQLSDIKREIDSLSSRLSGQDFELANVEVKAPVDGFVVGMNVFTEGGVISPGFKLMDIVPSDDMLIITGQVPVHLIDRVHVDLPVDLIFSALNQKQTPNIPGTVTQVSADRLMDERSGLPFYNIKAKVTPEGMRKLTDQQIRAGMPVEIFIKTGERSLMSYLFKPILDRVHSALSEE from the coding sequence ATGAAGCTTGCAGCTGAAGAAAAAAAGACCGTTATTGAAAATGTTCCCGCCGATTTATCCCATCAGGTTGACATCGATGAGACGCTCCATACCAAATTGGGCTGGTGGATCGTTTTGGCAGGCTTTGGCGGATTTATCCTATGGGCATCTTTCGCACCATTGGATAAAGGCGTGCCGGTTCCTGGCACAGTCACGGTCGCCAGTCATCTGCAAGCGGTCCAGCATCAAATCGGTGGCATTATCGACAGCATTCTGGTGAAGGAAGGAGAGCATGTCGCGGTTGGCCAAGTTTTAGTCCGGATGAATGATGTTCAGCTCAAAGCGCAAGCTGAAATCACCCGCAGTCAACTGTATACCGCGCGCGCAGTGGAAGCGCGTCTATTGGCGGAGCGCGATGGCAGCAAGGAAATCACTTTTCCGCAAGACTTGCTGACATTCCAGCATGATCCGCGCATTGCCAATAACATCATCACTCAGAACCAATTATTCACATCGCGCCAGTTAGCCTTGCATCATGAAATCGCAGCACTGGAAGAAAATATTGCAGGCTCAAGAATGCAATTGCGTGGACTGGAAGCTTCGCGGAGCAGTAAAAATGCGCAATTGAAGTTTCTGGAAGAACAGCTTGTCAACCTGCGCGACTTGGCACAGGATGGTTTCGTCCCGCGCAATCGCGTGTTGGAACTCGAACGCACGTATACCCAATTGACCGGGGAGATTTCTGCGGAAACCGGCAATATCGGCCGCATCCAGCGCCAAATAGCCGAACTGGAACAACGGCGCATCCACCGCCAGCAGGAATACCAGAAAGAAGTGCGGCAACAGTTATCCGATATCAAACGGGAAATTGATTCTTTAAGCAGCCGCCTGAGCGGACAGGATTTTGAACTGGCCAACGTGGAAGTCAAAGCACCTGTGGACGGTTTTGTGGTCGGTATGAACGTTTTTACCGAAGGCGGTGTGATCAGCCCGGGATTTAAGCTCATGGATATCGTTCCGAGCGATGATATGCTGATCATTACCGGGCAAGTGCCGGTTCATCTGATTGACCGGGTGCACGTCGACCTTCCTGTCGATCTTATTTTTTCCGCGTTGAATCAAAAGCAAACCCCTAACATACCGGGCACCGTCACTCAGGTATCAGCGGATCGTCTTATGGATGAACGCAGCGGGCTTCCGTTTTATAATATCAAGGCTAAGGTTACGCCGGAAGGCATGAGAAAGCTGACCGATCAACAAATACGTGCCGGCATGCCGGTGGAAATATTCATTAAAACCGGTGAACGCTCGTTGATGAGCTACCTCTTCAAACCGATCCTGGATCGTGTTCATTCGGCCTTGAGTGAAGAATAA
- a CDS encoding type I secretion system permease/ATPase yields MKFKFKAPQNEIAQVLTGFKKTFRNIGVFSAVINMLMLMPAIYMLQLYDSVLTSRNEMTLLMLTLIMLGAYIFMGALEFVRSFVLIRVGAQLDMKLNKRVYTAAFEESLKKGDSNAGQALKDLTNLRQFLTGNALFAFFDAPWFPIYLFVIFMFHPILGVFALCGTVILIALAYINEKISHKPLAEANSMSIASSNIASNNLRNAEVIEAMGMLPNLQARWYKLHRRFLNLQAEASEKSGIVTALSKSCTVALQSLMLGLGALLVLDNSITPGMMIAGSILLGRAIAPVQLLISVWKQIGGTRSAYERLTQLLEQNPERTAGMALPKPLGVIAVENVTAAPPGSKVPVIKGLNFSLAAGEVLGIIGPSGSGKSTLARLLVGVWPAAAGKVRLDGADVYLWNKDELGPHIGYLPQDIELFAGTVSENIARFGEINAEKVILAARRAGVHDMILNMPEGYDTHLGDGGAGLSGGQKQRIGLARAMYDDPSLIVLDEPNSNLDDVGEQALLAAITDLRIRGKTIVLITHRTSILSVTTKLLLLQDGAAKIFGPTNQVVEALAKQQQAHQAQLAQKKAGQQAAQNPAPPAPPTTPAVDSQTS; encoded by the coding sequence ATGAAGTTTAAATTTAAAGCGCCTCAGAATGAAATTGCGCAGGTACTGACCGGCTTTAAGAAGACCTTTAGAAACATTGGTGTTTTTAGTGCAGTCATCAACATGCTGATGCTCATGCCGGCCATTTACATGCTGCAACTGTATGACAGCGTGCTAACCAGCCGCAATGAAATGACCTTGTTGATGCTGACATTGATCATGTTAGGCGCCTACATTTTCATGGGTGCGCTGGAATTCGTCCGCAGCTTTGTATTGATCCGTGTCGGCGCGCAACTCGATATGAAGTTGAACAAGCGCGTTTACACCGCCGCCTTTGAGGAAAGTCTCAAAAAAGGCGATAGCAACGCCGGGCAAGCGTTAAAAGATCTGACCAATCTACGGCAATTCCTGACCGGCAATGCCTTGTTCGCTTTCTTTGACGCACCATGGTTTCCGATTTATTTGTTCGTGATATTCATGTTTCATCCCATTCTAGGGGTTTTCGCTTTATGCGGCACAGTCATACTGATTGCATTAGCGTACATCAATGAGAAAATCTCGCATAAACCGCTAGCCGAAGCCAATTCGATGTCGATTGCGTCCAGCAATATCGCCTCCAACAATTTGCGCAATGCCGAAGTCATCGAAGCGATGGGTATGCTGCCTAATCTCCAAGCACGCTGGTATAAGCTGCATCGCCGTTTTCTCAATTTGCAAGCCGAGGCCAGCGAGAAATCCGGCATCGTCACCGCGCTGTCAAAATCTTGTACCGTCGCATTGCAGTCGCTGATGCTGGGATTAGGCGCCTTATTGGTGCTGGATAACAGCATCACGCCGGGCATGATGATCGCCGGTTCAATCCTGTTGGGCAGAGCCATCGCACCGGTACAGTTACTCATCAGCGTGTGGAAGCAGATTGGCGGCACCCGCAGCGCTTATGAGCGTCTGACGCAATTGCTTGAACAGAATCCGGAGCGAACGGCTGGCATGGCGCTGCCTAAACCGCTCGGCGTGATTGCGGTGGAAAATGTCACGGCAGCGCCGCCCGGCAGTAAAGTTCCCGTCATCAAGGGATTGAATTTTTCCCTCGCTGCCGGTGAAGTGCTCGGTATTATTGGCCCGAGCGGATCGGGGAAATCAACTCTGGCGCGCTTATTGGTCGGCGTGTGGCCGGCAGCGGCGGGGAAAGTCAGATTGGATGGCGCCGATGTTTATCTGTGGAACAAGGATGAATTGGGCCCGCATATCGGTTATCTGCCGCAGGATATCGAGCTCTTCGCTGGCACGGTTTCGGAAAATATCGCCCGTTTTGGCGAAATCAACGCGGAAAAAGTTATTCTGGCAGCCAGACGTGCCGGGGTTCACGACATGATCTTGAATATGCCGGAAGGTTACGACACGCATCTGGGTGACGGCGGCGCCGGTCTTTCCGGCGGACAAAAACAACGCATCGGTTTGGCGCGCGCCATGTATGACGATCCATCCCTGATTGTTCTTGATGAACCCAACTCAAACCTGGACGATGTCGGAGAACAGGCGCTTCTGGCAGCCATCACCGATCTGCGCATACGCGGCAAAACCATCGTGTTGATCACACACCGCACCAGTATTCTCAGTGTAACCACTAAATTGCTGCTATTGCAGGACGGCGCAGCAAAAATATTCGGGCCGACCAATCAAGTGGTGGAGGCGCTCGCAAAGCAACAACAAGCGCATCAGGCACAGCTGGCGCAAAAGAAAGCCGGGCAGCAAGCTGCGCAAAATCCAGCACCCCCAGCACCTCCAACCACTCCTGCGGTCGACTCTCAAACCAGCTAA
- a CDS encoding NAD-dependent epimerase/dehydratase family protein: MNEQRVGLLGATSLTGECLIRKLIEYGWHVTAFSRHSITNKTLHPQITWRQFATMDSTKVCNENNKIRAWLCVAPIWVLSEHFDLLSAYGARRIVVLSSTSRFTKNTSSDPNERKIAQQLIESEELLQTWAAAHEVECVILRPTLIYGYGRDKNIAEIAQFIRRFGFFPLFGSASGLRQPIHVEDVATACYAALSRENLSHRTYNLSGEETLTYRAMVERVFAAMHRTPRMLTVPLWLFRIATWGLRWLPKYRNWTTAMAERMNQDLKFDCSEATRELDFSPRSFKLTAEDLPVQH; encoded by the coding sequence ATGAATGAGCAGCGCGTCGGATTGCTGGGTGCAACAAGCCTGACAGGAGAATGTTTAATCAGGAAACTGATTGAGTATGGCTGGCATGTCACCGCATTCTCTCGCCATTCCATCACAAACAAAACACTGCACCCACAGATCACGTGGCGACAATTTGCTACAATGGATAGCACGAAAGTTTGCAATGAAAACAATAAAATTCGCGCTTGGTTATGTGTGGCACCGATTTGGGTGTTATCCGAGCACTTTGATCTTTTATCGGCTTACGGCGCTCGACGGATCGTCGTATTATCCTCCACCAGTCGTTTCACCAAAAATACTTCATCCGATCCCAACGAAAGAAAAATTGCACAACAATTGATTGAAAGCGAAGAGTTACTGCAAACATGGGCCGCCGCACATGAGGTAGAATGCGTCATTTTGCGCCCGACACTGATTTACGGATACGGGCGTGACAAAAATATTGCTGAAATTGCACAATTTATCCGCCGGTTTGGGTTCTTTCCCTTGTTCGGCTCAGCGAGCGGTTTGCGGCAGCCGATCCATGTGGAAGATGTGGCCACTGCATGCTATGCCGCGCTGAGCAGGGAAAATTTAAGCCACCGGACTTACAACCTCAGCGGCGAGGAAACTTTGACCTATCGCGCAATGGTTGAGCGCGTATTCGCGGCGATGCACCGTACTCCACGCATGTTGACAGTGCCGCTATGGCTTTTCCGGATCGCAACATGGGGACTGCGATGGCTGCCGAAGTACCGCAATTGGACCACGGCAATGGCGGAAAGAATGAATCAGGACTTGAAATTTGACTGTTCCGAAGCCACACGGGAGTTAGATTTTTCTCCACGATCATTCAAACTGACTGCAGAAGATTTACCAGTTCAACACTAA
- a CDS encoding glycosyltransferase family 2 protein: MHAPQQICHDIKERCTQPITVIIVNYNAGRILTQCVQAVLQQVQQVLVIDNASSDSSLSELESSFAADNHLQIVRLNSNAGFAAGCNTGLSAATQPYMLFLNPDCILQENSLQRMLRVMESDPRIGMIGGYLVNPDGSEQGGGRRAIPTPWRAFVRAIGLHRLEKYWPRLFFDFHLDKQPLPQAPIEVEAISGALMLVRRQAIDDVGPWDEHYFLHCEDLDWCMRFKQKNWKIVFVPDAPVVHFQGTCSRARPYFVSWHKHKGMLRFYRKFFRQRYPGILMGLITLGVWLRFSATVLVYAAQNCYRTLKFKHE, encoded by the coding sequence ATGCACGCTCCACAACAAATCTGCCACGACATAAAAGAACGGTGCACACAACCCATAACGGTAATAATCGTCAACTATAATGCCGGACGAATATTAACCCAGTGTGTTCAGGCAGTTTTGCAACAAGTTCAGCAAGTCTTAGTCATTGACAATGCTTCATCTGATTCCAGTCTGTCAGAACTTGAATCCAGTTTTGCCGCAGACAATCACCTCCAGATAGTCCGCCTCAATAGTAATGCCGGTTTTGCCGCCGGTTGCAACACTGGCCTTAGCGCAGCAACGCAACCCTATATGCTTTTCTTGAATCCGGATTGCATTCTGCAGGAAAATTCACTGCAGCGTATGCTGCGCGTAATGGAATCGGATCCTCGGATCGGTATGATTGGCGGCTATCTCGTTAACCCGGATGGTTCCGAGCAAGGCGGCGGGCGGCGCGCCATACCTACGCCATGGCGGGCTTTCGTGCGCGCCATCGGTTTGCATCGTCTGGAAAAATACTGGCCGCGGTTGTTTTTTGATTTTCATCTGGATAAACAGCCTTTACCCCAAGCCCCCATCGAAGTAGAAGCGATATCCGGCGCATTGATGCTGGTAAGGCGTCAAGCCATCGACGATGTCGGCCCCTGGGACGAGCACTATTTCCTGCATTGCGAGGACTTGGATTGGTGCATGCGGTTCAAACAAAAAAACTGGAAAATTGTTTTTGTGCCGGATGCGCCGGTTGTTCATTTCCAGGGAACCTGCAGCCGCGCCCGGCCGTACTTCGTTTCTTGGCATAAACATAAGGGCATGCTGCGTTTTTACCGGAAATTCTTCCGTCAGCGCTATCCCGGCATATTAATGGGATTGATTACTTTAGGTGTATGGCTGCGCTTCAGCGCCACAGTACTAGTCTATGCGGCGCAAAATTGTTACCGGACATTGAAATTCAAGCATGAATGA
- a CDS encoding glycosyltransferase family 2 protein has protein sequence MTRAQNPFISVIVVNYNSGEMLSKALSALAEQTYSNFEVIVIDNHSVDNSWQAAEKTNFPCRLVRLNENTGFAAANNLAVADYIHSDWIFFLNPDAYPEPECLEVIVKNINRITDVDCFACALIDANKPSHLDGLGDAYHISGLHWRNGHGYPCDITPKQPVEIFSACAAAAIYRTETYRRLGGFDEAYFAYSEDVDLGFRLRLTGGKSLLLPDAKVHHVGSGITGSSSDFSVYHGHRNLTWTFIKNMPSPLIFILLPVHLAMILYVGFFYAASGRLRLYWQAKIDAFKHIGSLLKQRKKIQSKRVCSSLSLLQLMAWLPRRAPIKAPAKLENTTH, from the coding sequence ATGACTCGCGCGCAGAACCCTTTTATTTCTGTCATCGTCGTCAATTACAATTCCGGAGAGATGCTGTCCAAAGCTTTGTCTGCGTTAGCGGAGCAAACCTACTCAAATTTCGAGGTTATCGTAATAGATAACCACAGCGTGGATAATTCCTGGCAAGCGGCCGAGAAAACAAACTTCCCATGCCGCCTTGTCCGCCTAAATGAAAATACCGGTTTCGCAGCTGCAAATAACCTCGCTGTGGCGGATTATATTCACAGTGATTGGATTTTTTTTCTGAACCCCGATGCTTATCCTGAGCCGGAATGCCTAGAAGTAATTGTAAAAAATATTAATCGGATTACGGACGTCGATTGTTTTGCCTGTGCACTAATTGACGCAAATAAACCATCACATTTGGATGGACTGGGCGATGCTTACCACATATCCGGATTACATTGGCGCAACGGCCATGGATACCCTTGCGATATCACACCCAAGCAGCCGGTAGAGATTTTTTCAGCATGTGCAGCCGCGGCAATATACCGCACCGAAACATATCGCCGGTTAGGCGGCTTCGATGAAGCTTATTTTGCTTACTCTGAAGATGTCGATCTTGGTTTTCGTCTGCGGCTTACCGGTGGTAAAAGCTTGTTACTACCCGATGCTAAAGTTCATCACGTCGGTTCAGGTATCACAGGAAGCTCGAGCGACTTCTCTGTTTATCATGGGCATCGTAACTTAACTTGGACATTTATCAAGAATATGCCCAGTCCGCTCATTTTTATCCTCTTGCCGGTTCATCTAGCCATGATTCTTTACGTGGGATTTTTTTATGCTGCTTCTGGCCGTCTTAGGCTTTATTGGCAAGCTAAAATCGATGCCTTTAAGCATATCGGATCATTATTGAAGCAAAGAAAAAAAATTCAGAGTAAGCGGGTCTGTTCTAGCTTAAGCTTGCTGCAATTGATGGCTTGGCTGCCGCGTAGAGCTCCTATTAAAGCACCGGCTAAACTAGAAAATACAACCCATTGA